In one Armatimonadota bacterium genomic region, the following are encoded:
- a CDS encoding RCC1 repeat-containing protein, which produces MKRVWCVLLVTIALSIVGSSAWAIRITTMAARNHTVVVRNDGTVWSWGGNGNGQLGDGTTTNRSAPVQCNNLTGINDVAAGIFHTIALKSDGTVWTWGCNSDGQLGDGTTKNKLVPLQVPGLNNIISIAAGELHSVALKSDGTVWAWGNNAFGQLGNGTSGSNQLTPVQVSNLSGVVSIDAGAMHTVALKNDGTVWIWGKSYCTNTLGDGTNVSQRSIPVQVISISNIVAIDAGEYYTVALKSDGTVWGWGENTDGQLGDGTSNHRGTPVQASGLTGITSISAGMRHTVALRNDGTVWAWGHDYCGEVGNSNHRQTPAQIQGLTNIVCVVAGYDYTVALKNDGTTWALGYNGFSGLGNGVAGKKAIPEIVQGITDVIAVKAGGDHTVALKNNGAIWAWGDNSVGQYGDGSLVSRSTPAQSNALTDTIAIDAGAYHTVALKSDGTVWAWGYNYSGQLGNGNWVSSKTPVQVTNLQEVTSVSAGGAHNVALKNDGTVWAWGSNTDGQLGDATTNNKCTPLQAQNLTNIDSVAAGARHSVALKHDGTVWAWGGNYSGELGDGTKTRRLTPVQVSGLTNIIAVAAGGAHTIALKNDGTVLAWGKNTDGQLGNGSVLNSSTPMIVPGISGIISIVAGDTYSVALKSDGTVWAWGNNKYGQIGNGTISTREYPTQVSGLSGIVSIDAYNHTVALKNDGTIWAWGENSYGQLGDGYLQNIFTPTTVVGLDPLYQIKTRKNGTRILGLQSAVTAKFDDCIYIESADRTSGIRVAPAPANVYLGDIVEVDGTLITINDEQTILMLSCELVPGSENIIPMGMNNRTLGGGDYLYPENGMGQKGVSGWELVKNSMGAFERVWQKSSGLNNIGLLVRTWGKITEVDPASTPTWFTISDGSPTSVKVSVPTGVTVPNSNGFVSVTGISSSELSGTDLLRLVRVRQQSDIIPY; this is translated from the coding sequence ATGAAAAGGGTTTGGTGTGTTCTACTTGTTACAATTGCTTTATCGATTGTCGGCTCTAGTGCTTGGGCTATAAGAATCACTACTATGGCAGCTCGTAATCACACTGTTGTAGTTAGAAATGACGGCACAGTCTGGTCATGGGGTGGCAATGGAAACGGACAACTTGGAGATGGAACAACAACAAACAGATCAGCACCAGTACAGTGTAACAACCTTACAGGAATTAATGATGTGGCAGCTGGGATTTTTCACACAATCGCATTAAAGAGTGATGGTACAGTATGGACATGGGGTTGCAATTCAGATGGGCAACTTGGAGATGGAACAACAAAGAATAAATTGGTTCCATTACAAGTCCCTGGTTTGAATAATATCATATCAATAGCAGCTGGCGAACTGCACTCAGTAGCTCTGAAGAGTGATGGCACAGTATGGGCTTGGGGGAACAACGCGTTTGGACAACTAGGAAATGGAACTAGCGGAAGTAACCAGTTGACTCCTGTGCAGGTTAGTAATCTTTCTGGAGTTGTCTCTATTGACGCAGGTGCTATGCATACAGTAGCTCTAAAAAATGATGGCACAGTATGGATATGGGGGAAAAGTTATTGTACTAACACACTTGGAGATGGAACCAATGTATCCCAAAGATCAATACCGGTACAGGTAATCAGCATTAGTAATATAGTTGCAATTGACGCAGGCGAATATTATACCGTGGCGCTTAAGAGTGATGGAACAGTTTGGGGATGGGGAGAAAACACTGATGGCCAGCTTGGAGATGGAACATCAAATCATAGAGGAACACCCGTACAAGCCAGCGGTCTAACGGGAATAACTTCGATAAGTGCCGGAATGCGCCATACGGTTGCTTTAAGGAATGATGGCACCGTTTGGGCATGGGGGCATGACTATTGCGGAGAGGTCGGCAATAGTAATCATAGGCAAACTCCTGCTCAGATACAAGGTCTTACGAATATTGTCTGTGTTGTGGCTGGCTATGATTATACTGTAGCGCTGAAAAATGACGGTACAACTTGGGCTTTAGGATATAACGGCTTCTCAGGACTGGGCAATGGAGTTGCGGGCAAAAAAGCAATCCCTGAGATAGTTCAGGGAATTACCGATGTTATCGCTGTCAAAGCAGGTGGGGATCACACGGTAGCATTAAAGAATAATGGTGCAATATGGGCTTGGGGTGACAATTCCGTGGGTCAGTATGGTGATGGATCTTTAGTAAGTAGATCCACTCCTGCGCAGTCCAATGCGCTCACTGATACGATTGCAATTGATGCTGGTGCCTACCATACAGTGGCATTAAAAAGTGATGGCACAGTATGGGCATGGGGTTATAACTACTCCGGCCAGTTAGGCAATGGAAATTGGGTGAGCAGTAAAACACCAGTGCAGGTCACGAATCTTCAAGAAGTTACTTCCGTTTCAGCAGGCGGTGCACACAATGTTGCATTAAAAAATGATGGTACAGTATGGGCTTGGGGAAGTAACACTGATGGTCAGCTTGGAGATGCTACCACAAACAACAAATGTACCCCCTTACAAGCTCAAAACCTTACAAATATAGATTCTGTTGCAGCCGGTGCCCGTCACTCGGTTGCACTAAAACATGATGGTACCGTTTGGGCATGGGGAGGTAACTATAGCGGCGAACTTGGTGATGGAACAAAAACTAGAAGGTTAACCCCAGTACAAGTTAGCGGGCTTACAAATATTATTGCTGTAGCAGCAGGTGGCGCTCATACTATTGCGTTGAAAAATGATGGAACAGTTTTGGCATGGGGAAAAAACACTGATGGTCAGCTTGGAAACGGATCGGTGTTAAATTCATCAACACCTATGATTGTTCCCGGCATTTCCGGGATTATTTCTATTGTAGCTGGCGATACGTATTCTGTTGCTCTAAAAAGTGACGGCACTGTTTGGGCATGGGGAAACAACAAATATGGTCAGATCGGAAATGGCACAATATCCACTCGGGAGTATCCCACCCAGGTAAGCGGACTATCTGGAATTGTATCCATTGATGCATATAACCATACTGTAGCTCTGAAAAATGACGGTACGATATGGGCATGGGGGGAAAACTCATACGGCCAGCTTGGCGACGGCTACTTACAAAATATCTTCACGCCGACCACCGTAGTGGGTCTAGATCCATTATATCAAATAAAAACTAGAAAAAACGGAACCAGGATTCTAGGACTGCAGTCTGCAGTTACCGCAAAATTCGATGACTGTATTTATATTGAAAGCGCAGACAGAACCTCTGGAATAAGAGTGGCTCCAGCTCCAGCTAATGTATATCTTGGGGATATTGTTGAAGTCGATGGGACATTGATTACAATTAACGATGAGCAGACAATATTGATGCTATCTTGTGAGTTAGTGCCGGGTTCGGAGAATATTATTCCAATGGGTATGAACAATCGAACCCTTGGAGGCGGCGACTACTTGTACCCTGAGAACGGCATGGGCCAAAAAGGAGTATCGGGCTGGGAATTGGTTAAAAACAGCATGGGTGCTTTTGAGCGAGTATGGCAGAAATCGTCAGGATTGAACAACATTGGCTTGCTGGTTCGAACATGGGGAAAAATAACTGAAGTCGATCCCGCATCAACACCGACCTGGTTTACGATATCCGACGGATCTCCTACGAGCGTCAAAGTGAGCGTTCCAACAGGAGTTACAGTGCCGAACTCAAACGGTTTCGTGAGTGTAACAGGTATAAGCTCAAGCGAGCTGTCTGGAACTGATCTACTTAGACTTGTAAGAGTCAGGCAGCAATCAGACATCATTCCCTATTAG
- a CDS encoding cell division protein SepF, producing MRATPQEDYDEQPRGLWGRLKDKIGWGDFDEEELEYVDEPDGRRKPTMVRVHSSRINRVSVWLSVQSFENAQQAADGLKEGHQQIVNMEKASPEVCARVIDFLSGVIYALDGYIERVGEKVYLFTPSNYVIEVENGGPSKKVQSPFNEN from the coding sequence GTGAGAGCAACTCCGCAAGAAGATTATGATGAGCAGCCGAGAGGACTGTGGGGTCGACTTAAGGACAAGATCGGTTGGGGTGATTTCGACGAGGAAGAACTGGAGTATGTAGACGAGCCGGACGGAAGGCGCAAGCCTACTATGGTCCGAGTTCACTCGTCACGGATAAACCGGGTTTCGGTCTGGTTGTCTGTGCAGTCGTTTGAAAATGCGCAGCAGGCGGCTGACGGCCTTAAAGAGGGCCACCAGCAGATAGTCAATATGGAAAAGGCTTCGCCGGAGGTCTGCGCGAGAGTGATCGATTTCCTGAGCGGAGTTATCTACGCTCTGGACGGCTATATCGAAAGAGTTGGGGAGAAAGTTTATCTGTTTACACCCAGCAACTACGTAATAGAGGTAGAGAACGGCGGACCCAGCAAGAAGGTCCAGAGTCCTTTCAACGAGAACTAA
- a CDS encoding DivIVA domain-containing protein produces MSITPVDILHTEFKTAFKGYNRAQVDEFIGSVRQALEEALKDKSELARKLETLQEEVDRVRKIESAMTDALTVAQKSADEVRNNAHKQAELILKEAEQSRVQMTVEAQKEAEKHRADAELIQATRDRFESEFRGMLTSYLEWLDRRKSSEETKSEVA; encoded by the coding sequence ATGTCAATCACACCCGTGGACATATTACATACAGAGTTTAAGACCGCATTCAAGGGCTATAACAGGGCTCAGGTGGATGAGTTCATCGGTTCGGTAAGGCAGGCGCTTGAAGAGGCTCTTAAGGATAAGAGCGAGCTTGCACGCAAACTCGAAACGCTTCAGGAAGAAGTGGACCGCGTACGCAAGATCGAGTCTGCCATGACCGATGCCCTCACTGTAGCGCAAAAGAGCGCAGATGAGGTTCGCAATAATGCTCACAAGCAGGCTGAACTGATTCTTAAAGAGGCCGAACAGTCCCGCGTACAGATGACTGTCGAAGCTCAGAAAGAGGCTGAGAAGCATAGAGCCGATGCCGAGCTGATCCAGGCTACTCGTGATAGGTTCGAGTCAGAGTTTAGAGGGATGCTGACGTCATATCTCGAATGGCTCGACAGGCGTAAATCGAGCGAAGAAACAAAGAGCGAGGTCGCCTGA
- a CDS encoding Gfo/Idh/MocA family oxidoreductase, which yields MTAGKVNVGIVGYAFMGKAHSVGYRDCAFAFPDVKAIPVMKEICGRNEQAVREAAGQFGWERWSCNYEHVVTSDDIDLVDISTGNDTHKEIVIAAAQNGKHVFCEKPMAMSVAECRQMIEAVEKAGVVHMINFNYRCVPAVALAGQMIGDGMIGTPYHFRAVYLQDWIMDPNFPLVWRLRKDKSGSGVHGDLNAHIIDLARYLCGEFDSVCGLMKTFIKNRPLPGEPGKTGEVTVDDAAMFMAKFTNGAVGSFEASRFAGGHRNGNHFEINGSKGSIRFNLERMNEIEYFDLSDKPKYQGWKTILVTEADHPYIRGWWPSGHIIGWQHTFVHQIYNLMNDIAEHKCPTPNFYDGLKCQAVLEAVEKSADMREWVKVED from the coding sequence TTGACGGCAGGCAAAGTCAATGTAGGTATAGTAGGATACGCATTTATGGGCAAAGCGCACAGCGTGGGTTATCGAGACTGCGCGTTTGCGTTTCCTGATGTGAAGGCCATCCCGGTAATGAAAGAAATATGCGGACGCAATGAGCAGGCCGTAAGAGAGGCCGCCGGGCAGTTCGGCTGGGAGCGCTGGAGCTGTAATTATGAGCATGTCGTCACTTCCGATGACATAGACCTTGTTGACATTTCCACCGGCAATGACACACACAAAGAGATCGTGATTGCCGCCGCTCAAAACGGCAAACATGTCTTCTGCGAGAAGCCCATGGCTATGAGCGTGGCCGAGTGCAGACAGATGATAGAGGCTGTCGAGAAGGCCGGTGTGGTCCACATGATCAACTTCAACTACCGCTGCGTACCTGCTGTTGCACTTGCCGGACAAATGATCGGGGACGGCATGATCGGCACGCCGTATCATTTTCGAGCGGTCTATCTGCAGGACTGGATAATGGACCCGAACTTTCCTCTCGTCTGGCGACTGCGCAAGGATAAGTCAGGCTCGGGCGTGCACGGTGATCTGAACGCTCATATAATCGATCTGGCGCGATATCTGTGCGGCGAGTTCGACTCGGTCTGTGGCCTTATGAAGACGTTCATAAAAAATCGCCCTCTGCCGGGTGAGCCTGGCAAGACAGGTGAGGTGACTGTAGATGACGCTGCGATGTTTATGGCAAAGTTTACAAATGGCGCAGTCGGCTCGTTTGAGGCATCACGCTTTGCAGGAGGGCATCGCAACGGCAATCACTTCGAGATCAACGGCAGCAAAGGCAGTATCAGGTTCAATCTTGAGCGCATGAATGAGATCGAGTATTTCGATCTAAGCGATAAGCCGAAATACCAGGGCTGGAAGACTATTCTGGTTACGGAGGCCGACCATCCGTATATCAGAGGCTGGTGGCCCAGCGGGCACATAATTGGCTGGCAGCATACATTTGTGCACCAGATATACAATCTTATGAACGATATCGCTGAACACAAGTGCCCGACACCCAACTTCTACGATGGCCTGAAGTGCCAGGCTGTGCTCGAAGCGGTGGAGAAATCGGCTGATATGAGAGAGTGGGTGAAAGTTGAAGATTAG
- a CDS encoding peptidylprolyl isomerase — translation MRNRMLMVVMALVILATATSVAFAADGTKPFDMDAALAKYWAMPSSTVMATVNGASITKGDLMKMLWSWSAPNHLQFLVNQKLVFQAAKKAGVSITSAEMKAKIDDLVKKSGAPSLDAILAQSGQTREQFMAMRKLSFLAEKIVAKTINVTDAEYAEYARAQHILIRFSQDETDKTKAEETAKAKADEIYAKAKAGEDFAKLADEYSEDPGNVKDGKKLGGDVGWFTHGRMVPDFEKAAFALKPGEISEPVKVFYGYHIIKLIKLGKDASPAEKQDLKKMIVETKTPMELGVWYQKTLGAAKIVNKIAPPASMQPKPQVAPKPQPRRAAPTVAPKAAPAPQPAPAANGEESPETPPPPPVPAGK, via the coding sequence ATGCGTAATAGAATGCTTATGGTGGTTATGGCGCTGGTTATTCTTGCGACAGCCACTAGCGTGGCGTTTGCAGCGGATGGGACAAAACCATTCGACATGGACGCAGCGCTTGCAAAATACTGGGCAATGCCCAGCAGTACAGTTATGGCAACAGTAAACGGTGCGTCGATCACTAAGGGTGACTTGATGAAGATGCTGTGGTCATGGAGCGCGCCGAACCATCTACAGTTCCTTGTGAACCAGAAACTGGTGTTCCAGGCTGCAAAGAAGGCAGGCGTGTCAATAACATCTGCTGAGATGAAAGCAAAAATCGATGATCTGGTCAAGAAGAGCGGCGCTCCTAGCCTGGACGCTATACTGGCTCAGTCCGGCCAGACCCGCGAGCAGTTTATGGCCATGCGCAAACTCTCTTTCCTAGCCGAAAAGATTGTGGCCAAGACAATAAACGTTACCGATGCTGAGTATGCTGAATATGCAAGAGCGCAGCACATTTTGATCAGATTCTCACAGGACGAGACGGACAAGACCAAGGCTGAGGAAACAGCCAAGGCGAAAGCTGATGAGATCTATGCGAAAGCCAAGGCAGGCGAAGACTTCGCAAAGCTTGCCGATGAGTATTCAGAAGATCCGGGCAATGTCAAGGATGGGAAGAAACTGGGCGGTGATGTAGGCTGGTTCACGCATGGGCGTATGGTTCCTGATTTTGAGAAGGCAGCATTCGCATTGAAGCCGGGCGAGATCAGCGAACCTGTTAAAGTATTCTACGGTTATCATATCATCAAACTTATCAAGCTTGGCAAAGATGCATCCCCGGCTGAAAAGCAGGATCTGAAGAAGATGATAGTTGAGACCAAGACTCCGATGGAACTGGGAGTCTGGTATCAGAAGACATTGGGGGCAGCTAAGATCGTTAATAAGATTGCTCCTCCTGCAAGTATGCAGCCCAAGCCTCAGGTTGCTCCAAAACCACAGCCAAGGCGCGCTGCTCCGACAGTTGCTCCTAAGGCGGCACCTGCGCCGCAGCCTGCTCCGGCCGCGAACGGCGAAGAGTCTCCCGAGACTCCTCCGCCTCCGCCCGTGCCAGCCGGCAAATAA
- the proC gene encoding pyrroline-5-carboxylate reductase — translation MRIIMEKEMASEKIGKLAIIGAGAMGSAFAKGVISAGLFSPSDVTMTDISQARLDYVSGEWGVNTTTDPSFAMAVADIVLFALKPGVLLETLPELAKFVKDGQLIISIAAGVRLESIESEMPRGTAIVRTMPNTPCLIGAGAIGFARGRAAGDEQVALAKRLFDAVGIAFEVPEKMLDAVTGLSGSGPAYVYVMIEALADAGVRVGLPRNIALPLAAQTVFGSAKMVLESDEHPMKLKDQVTSPGGTTIAGIDALDKNGFRTALMEAVKAATKRSEELA, via the coding sequence ATGCGCATCATAATGGAGAAAGAAATGGCATCGGAAAAGATCGGGAAACTCGCAATAATCGGCGCGGGCGCTATGGGCAGCGCATTTGCTAAGGGAGTCATATCGGCAGGGTTGTTTTCGCCGAGTGATGTGACAATGACTGATATCAGCCAAGCCCGCCTGGATTATGTTTCAGGTGAGTGGGGTGTCAATACCACAACCGATCCATCCTTCGCCATGGCGGTTGCCGACATTGTATTGTTTGCGCTCAAACCCGGTGTGCTTTTGGAGACACTTCCTGAGCTTGCAAAATTCGTCAAAGACGGTCAACTGATTATCTCTATAGCTGCCGGTGTCAGACTAGAGTCGATCGAGTCTGAAATGCCCAGGGGCACTGCCATAGTGCGGACTATGCCCAACACGCCATGTCTGATCGGCGCGGGCGCTATAGGCTTTGCAAGAGGGCGCGCTGCCGGTGATGAGCAGGTAGCTCTTGCGAAGCGGTTATTTGATGCTGTCGGAATTGCATTTGAAGTGCCGGAAAAGATGCTGGATGCAGTCACTGGTCTAAGCGGAAGCGGTCCGGCGTATGTTTATGTGATGATTGAGGCTCTGGCTGATGCCGGGGTGAGAGTAGGGCTGCCGAGAAACATTGCGCTGCCGCTGGCTGCACAGACTGTTTTTGGCTCGGCAAAGATGGTGCTGGAATCTGACGAGCACCCGATGAAACTGAAGGACCAGGTGACCAGCCCCGGCGGAACAACAATCGCCGGGATCGATGCTCTCGACAAGAATGGCTTCAGAACAGCGCTCATGGAGGCTGTGAAGGCCGCGACAAAGCGTTCGGAAGAGCTTGCGTAG
- the murA gene encoding UDP-N-acetylglucosamine 1-carboxyvinyltransferase: MGKLLLTGGARLSGTIVSSGSKNGTLAIMAGALLAKGETVLRNVPSIGDVQTMMDMLRALGVKCVEEPDGVVRIDATNIEATEAPYELVKRMRASFCVLGPMLARKGYAKVAMPGGCDIGARPIDFHVKGIQSLGAYVNMDHGFVEAECEKLRGTQVYLNFPSAGATQHIMTTASLAEGVTTIHNAAAEPEIIQLAAFLTKMGAKIDGAGTSTVHIEGVDELHGVDFEMPPDRMEAGTFAVAAVVTMGDVRIERVSKEMVEPFVLKLREVGAVVDITDNVMRVRANARPMATDIMTMPHPGFPTDLQQPFAAMLSVAEGTSVITENVYERRFRYVNELIRMGADIKQEGRTAVINGVPKLTGAQTTAYDLRAGAALVCAALAAEGQSEISGIEHIERGYENMVEKLRSLGAQITSNHNEQEKETVCV, encoded by the coding sequence TTGGGCAAACTCTTGTTGACCGGTGGCGCTCGTTTGAGTGGAACAATAGTATCGAGCGGCAGCAAGAACGGCACACTCGCGATCATGGCGGGGGCGCTTTTAGCCAAGGGTGAAACGGTTTTACGAAACGTGCCGTCCATTGGCGATGTGCAGACCATGATGGACATGCTCCGAGCGCTGGGCGTTAAATGTGTGGAAGAACCTGATGGTGTTGTTCGCATTGACGCAACAAATATTGAAGCCACGGAGGCCCCATATGAACTCGTAAAGAGGATGCGGGCTTCTTTTTGTGTACTTGGCCCCATGCTTGCGCGCAAGGGATATGCTAAAGTAGCGATGCCGGGCGGTTGCGATATAGGCGCCAGGCCGATAGATTTTCATGTAAAGGGCATCCAATCACTTGGAGCCTATGTAAATATGGATCATGGTTTCGTGGAGGCTGAGTGCGAGAAGCTTAGGGGGACGCAGGTCTACCTCAACTTTCCAAGCGCGGGCGCCACGCAGCATATAATGACGACTGCATCTCTGGCAGAAGGCGTGACTACAATTCACAATGCAGCCGCTGAGCCGGAGATCATACAGCTTGCAGCTTTCCTTACCAAGATGGGCGCTAAAATCGACGGAGCCGGGACCTCGACAGTCCACATAGAAGGTGTCGATGAACTGCACGGTGTCGATTTTGAAATGCCGCCGGACCGTATGGAAGCAGGAACATTTGCTGTCGCAGCGGTCGTAACCATGGGTGATGTGCGTATAGAACGCGTGAGCAAAGAAATGGTGGAGCCTTTCGTGCTCAAATTGCGCGAAGTGGGCGCGGTAGTTGACATAACAGACAATGTAATGCGTGTTCGTGCCAACGCAAGGCCGATGGCTACGGACATTATGACCATGCCCCACCCCGGCTTCCCAACAGACTTGCAGCAGCCGTTCGCAGCCATGCTCTCGGTTGCCGAAGGCACTTCCGTAATAACTGAAAACGTGTATGAGCGCAGATTCAGGTATGTTAACGAACTCATAAGAATGGGCGCCGACATAAAGCAGGAAGGCAGGACAGCCGTCATCAACGGTGTGCCCAAGCTTACCGGCGCTCAGACGACCGCGTATGACCTGCGCGCAGGCGCCGCGCTCGTATGCGCCGCGTTGGCTGCTGAAGGACAAAGTGAAATCAGCGGTATCGAGCATATCGAACGCGGGTATGAAAACATGGTCGAAAAACTGCGCAGCCTCGGCGCGCAGATAACCAGCAATCATAACGAACAAGAGAAAGAGACTGTCTGTGTTTAA
- a CDS encoding type II CAAX endopeptidase family protein — protein MSFDRPSASLGTRWGIVFVLVIVAACLIGIQIADISVGTHGGAQPQLKPYSQQILMYLAGLFVACAMIGLVLAISFFINNYRSLKDALPHNISSSLLIRVFLIYLIGSFVLEGIASACVTMSGLDSAGEIGNLVFLVLQALAILTALAIGLGAMAFRTGYDNKAFVEIGLKPLSFADALKWGLGTYLAALPFFGAAAYISQLLDRTIFRGIKTPEHPLTPYFTGGEGTSFVVVIILGALIAPLVEEIFFRGVLYGALRGRMRVWGAAVFSAAIFAFGHPLPEYFLPIFVLGVAFAFVRERTGSLMPSMIAHGLHNGAAIILVRLLY, from the coding sequence TTGAGCTTTGACCGGCCAAGCGCTAGTTTGGGCACGCGTTGGGGCATTGTCTTTGTGCTGGTCATTGTAGCAGCATGCCTGATTGGTATTCAGATTGCCGACATCAGTGTCGGGACGCATGGTGGCGCGCAGCCTCAGCTAAAGCCGTATTCCCAGCAGATTCTTATGTATCTGGCGGGTCTGTTTGTCGCCTGTGCGATGATCGGCCTTGTGCTGGCTATATCCTTCTTCATCAACAATTACAGATCTTTGAAAGATGCCCTGCCGCATAATATTTCCTCGTCATTATTGATACGTGTGTTTTTGATATATCTGATCGGCAGTTTTGTTCTGGAGGGTATTGCCTCAGCATGTGTGACAATGAGCGGTCTCGACTCAGCCGGAGAGATTGGAAATCTGGTTTTTCTTGTTTTACAGGCTTTGGCGATTCTCACTGCTCTTGCTATCGGCCTCGGTGCAATGGCATTTAGGACAGGATATGACAATAAAGCATTCGTTGAGATTGGTCTGAAGCCATTATCATTTGCTGATGCGCTCAAATGGGGACTGGGAACGTATCTTGCGGCGCTGCCGTTTTTCGGTGCGGCGGCGTATATCAGTCAGTTGTTGGACAGGACCATCTTCCGTGGAATAAAGACACCCGAGCATCCGCTCACGCCATATTTCACGGGCGGCGAGGGCACATCATTTGTGGTGGTAATTATACTTGGCGCATTGATTGCTCCGCTGGTTGAGGAAATATTCTTTCGCGGCGTATTGTATGGAGCGCTCAGGGGAAGGATGCGAGTGTGGGGCGCTGCTGTATTTTCTGCGGCAATTTTTGCGTTCGGCCATCCACTTCCGGAGTATTTTCTGCCGATATTTGTTCTAGGGGTTGCCTTTGCGTTTGTGCGTGAAAGGACAGGCTCGCTCATGCCGTCTATGATAGCGCACGGCCTGCACAACGGCGCTGCTATAATCCTCGTGCGATTACTCTATTAA
- a CDS encoding S-layer homology domain-containing protein, with protein MRYLSILLASIALLSAPCWADETFKDVPSDHWAKDAVDMVAKNGIMNGYPDDTFKGDRHITRYELCVALANMVQFIQSSQKPVIGSEDKKTESTPKTTNWAAPSVDLLKNGGFLPKDSPLFKDGDKQITCQELGDALALVSAKLIELSVPPTGAPD; from the coding sequence ATGAGGTATCTGTCTATACTGTTGGCAAGTATCGCATTACTGAGTGCTCCATGCTGGGCGGATGAGACGTTTAAAGATGTGCCGAGCGATCACTGGGCAAAGGATGCAGTCGATATGGTGGCAAAAAACGGCATAATGAACGGCTATCCTGATGATACTTTCAAGGGCGATAGACACATCACCAGATATGAGCTTTGCGTGGCCCTTGCAAATATGGTGCAGTTCATTCAGTCAAGCCAAAAGCCAGTTATCGGCAGTGAGGACAAGAAGACGGAATCAACTCCTAAAACAACTAATTGGGCAGCCCCGTCGGTCGATCTGCTGAAGAATGGGGGTTTCCTGCCCAAGGACTCGCCCTTGTTCAAAGACGGTGATAAACAAATAACCTGTCAGGAGCTTGGAGATGCGCTCGCCCTAGTGTCGGCAAAACTGATTGAGCTGAGCGTTCCGCCGACAGGCGCGCCGGACTAA
- a CDS encoding rod shape-determining protein: MFNLVPELGIDLGTANILVYLKGKGVVLREPSVVAMNTTSQCLVAVGEEARLMIGRTPENVVAIRPMCDGVIADYSTTHKMLEYLISKVCGRKRMLKPRIIIAVPSEITAVEKRAVVQAAKSAGASQAYPIEEPLAAAIGAGLPISSAGGNMVVDIGGGTTDIAVISLSGRVLSKSIRIGGNKMDEVIARHIKTKYSLMIGERTAEEIKTKIGSAFPLEQELVLEVRGRDLIAGLPKTIEVTSAEIREALNEPIGAIIERVKSVLEQTPPELSSDIIERGMMLTGGCALLRGLDKLLASQTGVPIHVAEDPLSCVALGCGRALDQMDIIRDKFIETGFE, from the coding sequence GTGTTTAACCTGGTTCCCGAACTCGGCATTGACCTTGGGACTGCCAATATTCTGGTCTACTTAAAAGGTAAAGGTGTGGTTCTGCGCGAGCCTTCGGTCGTCGCGATGAACACCACAAGTCAGTGCCTGGTGGCTGTTGGTGAAGAGGCACGGCTGATGATCGGCCGCACACCGGAGAATGTGGTAGCCATCAGGCCCATGTGCGACGGCGTCATTGCCGATTACTCCACCACGCATAAGATGCTGGAATACCTTATTTCAAAAGTTTGTGGCAGAAAGCGTATGCTCAAGCCAAGGATCATAATAGCAGTCCCATCGGAGATTACTGCGGTCGAGAAGCGCGCCGTAGTGCAGGCTGCTAAGAGCGCAGGGGCAAGTCAGGCTTACCCGATCGAAGAACCTCTTGCAGCTGCCATAGGCGCTGGATTACCCATTTCAAGTGCGGGCGGAAATATGGTTGTCGATATCGGTGGCGGGACAACAGACATTGCCGTCATATCATTGAGTGGCAGAGTGCTTTCAAAGTCGATCCGAATCGGCGGAAACAAGATGGATGAAGTAATAGCTCGTCACATCAAAACCAAATACTCCCTCATGATCGGCGAACGCACCGCAGAAGAGATAAAAACAAAGATAGGCAGTGCATTTCCTCTGGAGCAAGAACTCGTACTGGAAGTGCGAGGTCGCGACCTCATAGCAGGCCTGCCTAAAACAATCGAAGTAACGTCCGCTGAGATCAGAGAAGCCTTGAATGAGCCTATCGGTGCCATAATAGAACGCGTAAAGAGCGTTCTGGAGCAGACACCGCCGGAACTCAGCTCAGATATTATAGAGCGTGGAATGATGCTTACTGGCGGATGCGCACTGCTCAGAGGGTTGGATAAGCTGCTTGCAAGCCAGACGGGCGTCCCGATCCATGTCGCCGAAGACCCGCTCTCATGCGTAGCTCTGGGCTGCGGCAGGGCTCTGGACCAGATGGACATTATCCGCGATAAATTTATAGAAACCGGATTTGAATAG